A stretch of the Acyrthosiphon pisum isolate AL4f chromosome A2, pea_aphid_22Mar2018_4r6ur, whole genome shotgun sequence genome encodes the following:
- the LOC100573859 gene encoding uncharacterized protein LOC100573859, translating to MKFFVSLFVFAVSVATINAICLHCRNQTGNYQEIKYEGLKTLEDSHQDVELSKDVGQQIRIILKASQKYQLYVEQAKSNPKFSDPMSLIDATEFLNNGEIEYRNAKILGLGKPILNEVNMEKMGDNMIWVTAVLKQADIVGDYNAASSKKTESGQFNITLRDIIFKVKFLLNEFMETRPEIDSKSLMFGHHESTFTNMEVLNELNGNTQFENLYVYYYNYLNKVIKGRIAEEMAVSFTPLIAMRLAQELKSTVLFPTKSMAVPKTNAYIAPGIQAKIYNTMFNDLSGSNKVQKMVNYTVNNDQIEMLFCFTTFDLRGNNEWALIYNTGNVYNGKASFAIENVQTMIVVTKPNGQGEVTKKFSKTTVNGLTVLLNNDNNCETIRDLAHQRIPKVLENSLQTFIDDQTEMVLYHQFALIGLKYKN from the exons ATGAAGTTCTTTGTTTCCCTGTTCGTGTTCGCTGTTTCAGTAGCAACAATCAACGCTATTTGCTTGCACTGCCGTAACCAGACTGGCAATTACCAag AAATCAAATACGAAGGTCTGAAAACTTTGGAAGATTCTCATCAAGACGTCGAGTTGTCCAAGGATGTTGGCCAACAAATTAGAATTATTCTGAAAGCGAGTCAAAAGTATCAATTATACGTCGAACAAGCCAAAAGCAACCCCAAATTCTCAGACCCGATGAGCTTGATCGATGCTACCGAGTTCTTGAACAACGGCGAAATCGAATACAGAAACGCCAAAATTCTAGGTTTGGGAAAACCAATTTTGAATGAAGTCAACATGGAGAAGATGGGCGATAATAtg atttggGTCACCGCTGTCTTGAAGCAAGCCGATATCGTCGGAGATTACAATGCTGCCAGTTCTAAAAAGACTGAGTCCGGACAGTTCAACATCACCCTGAGAGATATCATATTCAAAGTGAAGTTCCTTCTGAACGAATTCATGGAAACTCGGCCAGAAATCGACTCCAAGTCGTTGATGTTCGGTCACCACGAGTCAACATTCACCAACATGGAAGTGTTAAACGAGTTGAACGGAAACACTCAATTCGAAAACTTGTATGTCTACTACTACAATTACCTCAACAAGGTGATCAAAGGCCGTATCGCCGAAGAAATGGCTGTCAGTTTCACACCCCTAATTGCAATGCGTCTCGCACAAGAGCTGAAATCGACTGTCTTGTTCCCGACCAAATCCATGGCTGTCCCAAAAACCAACGCTTACATTGCTCCCGGAATACAA GCCAAGATTTACAACACCATGTTTAACGACTTGAGCGGATCTAACAAAGTCCAAAAGATGGTCAACTACACCGTCAACAATGATCAAATTGAAATGCTCTTCTGCTTCACAACGTTCGACCTGAGAGGCAACAATGAATGGGCTTTGATATACAACACCGGAAACGTGTACAATGGCAAAGCTTCGTTCGCCATAGAAAACGTTCAAACCATGATCGTAGTCACCAAACCTAACGGACAAGGAGAGGTTACGAAGAAGTTCTCAAAGACCACCGTCAATGGGCTCACAGTGTTGTTGAATAACGATAACAACTGCGAAACTATCAGGGATTTGGCCCATCAGCGTATCCCGAAAGTCTTGGAAAACAGCTTGCAGACATTCATCGACGATCAGACCGAGATGGTATTGTACCACCAATTCGCCCTTATtggtttgaaatataaaaactga
- the LOC100573940 gene encoding uncharacterized protein LOC100573940, producing the protein MKFVIVLTAVLALATAATLPSQKLDSQNELFESNEKNNNNNHNNEYTQEREERDSIANSFDAIVNVIRQYKNDVAKPDNSRSNEMSVPDTVNIGYNADTVLTDVQVKGLNNLKSQNITMKWGTDLVQVINYWEKLAVNGVFHHTNTVARHSGIFHLDIIEPKYKGETMLTKNSNVYPLMSTVGSVKFEKFIANHTTLPEVFQNDKPQFDYFVKHTIPQYIATAKVNDMYNDVALEIRRAVKPYMVYRSNKISSETAVPIAGNLADGFRFELKNLDFDNSKNNLAKISFVQVIKTKESCVAKLELRLLGMIGEFDLFVTSPNGKSDNRRVTYTTDAVKVVSNLDFVENSVRTAVHVTKPQIQFTSTDSDSSVNWSDVQKQLVPHFDAYLTRTLENAINRNVQRSMM; encoded by the exons ATGAAATTTGTGATCGTTTTAACCGCTGTTCTGGCTTTGGCCACAGCCGCCACACTGCCGT CTCAAAAATTGGACAGCCAAAACGAATTGTTCGAATCGAATGAAAAGAACAATAACAACAACCACAACAACGAATATACCCAAGAAAGGGAAGAACGCGATTCAATCGCAAACTCCTTCGATGCCATCGTGAACGTAATAAGACAATACAAAAATGACGTGGCCAAACCCGATAACTCTAGATCAAACGAAATGTCCGTCCCAGACACCGTAAACATCGGTTACAACGCCGACACGGTCTTGACCGACGTCCAAGTCAAGGGATTGAATAATTTGAAAAGCCAAAACATCACCATGAAGTGGGGAACAGATTTG GTCCAAGTCATCAACTACTGGGAAAAACTCGCGGTTAACGGAGTGTTCCATCACACAAACACCGTAGCCAGACATAGTGGAATATTCCATTTAGACATTATCGAACCTAAGTACAAGGGTGAAACTATGCTCACAAAAAACTCGAACGTCTACCCGTTGATGTCGACCGTCGGCTCCGTCAAGTTCGAAAAGTTCATCGCCAACCACACCACGTTGCCGGAAGTGTTCCAAAACGATAAACCTCAATTTGA TTACTTCGTCAAACACACCATTCCCCAATACATAGCCACCGCTAAAGTCAACGACATGTACAACGACGTCGCTCTGGAAATCAGACGGGCCGTCAAGCCTTACATGGTGTACAGGAGCAACAAAATCTCAAGCGAAACCGCGGTACCGATCGCCGGTAATCTGGCCGACGGCTTCCGTTTCGAATTGAAAAACCTCGATTTCGACAACTCCAAGAACAACTTGGCCAAGATTTCGTTCGTGCAGGTGATCAAGACAAAGGAGAGCTGTGTCGCCAAACTAGAACTCCGCCTGTTGGGCATGATCGGAGAATTCGACCTATTCGTGACGTCACCCAATGGCAAGAGTGACAACCGCAGGGTCACGTATACGACCGACGCCGTCAAAGTGGTTTCCAACTTGGACTTTGTCGAGAACAGTGTCCGCACTGCAGTCCACGTCACAAAACCCCAGATCCAGTTCACGTCGACCGACTCCGATTCCTCTGTCAACTGGTCCGACGTCCAGAAACAGTTGGTCCCCCACTTCGATGCGTACTTGACGCGCACTCTCGAGAATGCCATCAACCGTAACGTTCAACGGTCCATGATGTAA